In the genome of Raphanus sativus cultivar WK10039 chromosome 4, ASM80110v3, whole genome shotgun sequence, one region contains:
- the LOC108853416 gene encoding F-box/kelch-repeat protein At1g64840-like has product MLESATKKKTSSSSSSSSSSSSVMPDWSRLPEELLNIVSKNVEDCFDIVHARSVCNFWRSTFPPPCMLGRQSYSLPSFANLPKESKDLCTLEKTPLFLFKAQTPPHASASEYFLGGIRRDESEDQTELPSPIQCSVKVKIPGSDPTLMNMRDGQILPLGHHYRMTGCGSKDYSALAVLQLQEEGREEFIVLLGFRSFFLALRSSEMKWKLVMGFVAPLSDEIVTFRRSFYVILGDASRTMMHTFRVDPFSLRMTPLMPVKPMVSVKYLVPCGNDEELFMVEKFISHSNASDLSRSTCIVCRLREETGLWVEVSDLGDRVLFIGRFGNVSCSAKELPDGCGVSGNSILFTNESDNGTYAYKYGVDTGRVEDDPNCWRFSGENRVTILSTSPVVSFRVEH; this is encoded by the coding sequence ATGCTAGAATCTGCAACTAAAAAGAAgacctcatcatcatcatcatcatcatcatcatcatcatccgtGATGCCAGACTGGTCTCGTCTACCAGAGGAGCTACTGAACATTGTATCAAAGAATGTGGAGGACTGTTTTGATATTGTTCATGCTCGCTCTGTTTGCAACTTTTGGCGATCCACATTTCCTCCTCCTTGCATGTTAGGCCGACAAAGTTACTCTCTTCCTTCCTTCGCCAACTTACctaaagaaagcaaagacttgTGCACCCTTGAGAAGACCCCTTTGTTCCTCTTTAAAGCCCAAACTCCTCCTCATGCATCGGCTTCTGAGTATTTTCTAGGTGGGATACGCCGAGATGAGTCAGAGGACCAAACAGAGCTTCCATCTCCTATTCAGTGTTCAGTGAAAGTGAAGATCCCAGGATCTGACCCAACTTTGATGAACATGCGTGACGGCCAGATCCTCCCTCTTGGCCATCATTACAGAATGACCGGTTGTGGTTCTAAAGACTACAGTGCCCTAGCTGTTCTTCAGCTACAGGAGGAGGGAAGAGAAGAATTCATTGTGCTTCTCGGCTTCAGAAGTTTTTTTCTGGCGTTGAGAAGTTCTGAAATGAAGTGGAAGCTGGTAATGGGATTCGTAGCTCCTTTATCTGACGAGATAGTAACTTTCAGACGCAGTTTTTATGTAATCCTTGGTGATGCGAGTAGGACTATGATGCACACTTTCAGAGTCGATCCTTTCTCGTTGCGCATGACTCCCCTGATGCCCGTGAAGCCTATGGTCTCGGTAAAATATCTGGTGCCATGTGGCAACGATGAAGAACTTTTCATGGTTGAGAAATTCATCTCTCATTCTAATGCATCAGATTTGAGTCGGTCCACATGCATAGTGTGTAGGCTACGTGAGGAGACTGGTCTATGGGTTGAGGTCAGTGACTTAGGAGACCGGGTGTTGTTTATTGGACGCTTTGGAAATGTCTCATGCTCGGCTAAGGAGCTTCCTGATGGTTGTGGTGTGAGTGGGAACTCAATTCTGTTCACAAATGAGTCAGACAATGGAACATACGCCTATAAATATGGAGTGGATACAGGAAGAGTGGAAGATGATCCTAACTGTTGGAGGTTCTCAGGAGAGAATCGTGTGACGATCCTCAGTACATCTCCCGTGGTGAGTTTCCGTGTTGAACACTAA
- the LOC108855851 gene encoding uncharacterized protein LOC108855851: protein MSACLCLLFLFFTVFAEATYPPGGFHHLSSLRQNKKTSKSKSELPFETRYFPQNLDHFSFRPESYKVFQQKYLINRRFWRKGGPIFVYTGNEGDIDWFASNSGFMSDIAPKFKALLVFIEHRFYGESTPFGKKSHKTAETLGYLNSQQALADYAILIRSLKQNLSSEASPVVVFGGSYGGMLAAWFRLKYPHIAIGALASSAPILHFDNTVPLTSFYDAISQDFKDASVNCFEVIKRSWEELDAVSNMKHGLPELSKKFRTCKGLRSQYSARDWLMGAFVYTAMVNYATAANFMAPLPGYPVEQMCKIIDGFPRGSSNLDRAFAAASLYYNYSGSQKCFELEQPTDDHGLDGWGWQACTEMVMPMSCSNESMFPPYENDYGAFEEQCMSRYGVKPRPHWITTEFGGKRIETVLKRFGSNIIFSNGMQDPWSRGGVLKNISSSIIALVTKKGAHHADLRAATKGDPEWLKEQRRQEVAIIEKWISEYYRDLKEDQ from the exons atgtctGCTTGTTTGTGTCTACTGTTCCTGTTCTTCACTGTTTTTGCAGAAGCAACGTATCCTCCAGGAGGTTTCCACCATCTTTCTTCTCTAAGACAAAACAAGAAGACCTCCAAGTCAAAATCAGAGTTGCCTTTTGAGACTCGTTACTTCCCTCAGAATCTTGACCACTTCAGTTTCAGACCAGAGAGCTACAAAGTCTTTCAACAGAAGTACCTCATCAACCGTCGTTTCTGGCGCAAAGGTGGCCCTATCTTTGTCTACACCGGAAATGAAGGAGACATCGACTGGTTTGCTTCCAACAGTGGTTTCATGTCAGATATTGCACCCAAGTTCAAGGCTCTTCTTGTCTTCATTGAG CACCGGTTCTATGGAGAGTCAACGCCATTTGGTAAGAAGTCGCATAAGACGGCTGAGACATTAGGTTACCTGAACTCTCAGCAGGCACTGGCTGATTATGCAATCCTGATAAGAAGCTTGAAGCAGAATCTATCATCCGAGGCATCACCTGTGGTTGTCTTTGGTGGTTCTTATGGTGGAA TGCTTGCAGCGTGGTTCAGGCTCAAGTATCCCCACATAGCAATCGGAGCATTAGCATCCTCTGCTCCAATTCTTCATTTCGACAACACTGTGCCATTGACGAGCTTCTATGATGCCATTTCTCAGGATTTCAAG GACGCGAGCGTTAACTGTTTCGAAGTTATCAAGAGAAGCTGGGAAGAGCTAGATGCAGTTTCCAACATGAAACATGGTTTACCAGAACTCAGCAAAAAGTTCAGAACTTGCAA AGGCCTACGTTCACAATATTCAGCAAGAGATTGGTTAATGGGAGCGTTTGTTTATACAGCCATGGTTAATTATGCGACCGCAGCTAATTTCATGGCTCCACTGCCTGGTTATCCCGTTGAGCAG ATGTGTAAGATCATCGACGGGTTCCCTAGGGGATCAAGTAATCTCGACCGTGCCTTTGCTGCTGCAAGCTTATACTACAACTATTCGGGTTCACAAAAATGCTTTGAGCTTGAACAACCTACTGATGATCATGGTCTCGACGGTTGGGGATGGCAG GCGTGTACGGAGATGGTGATGCCAATGAGCTGCTCGAACGAGAGCATGTTCCCACCGTACGAAAATGACTATGGGGCATTCGAAGAACAGTGCATGAGTAGATACGGAGTCAAGCCTCGGCCACATTGGATCACCACAGAGTTTGGCGGGAAG AGAATAGAGACAGTGTTGAAGAGGTTTGGAAGCAACATCATATTCTCCAATGGAATGCAGGATCCTTGGAGCCGCGGAGG GGTACTGAAGAACATTTCGAGCAGCATTATCGCACTTGTGACCAAGAAAG GTGCGCACCATGCGGATCTCAGGGCAGCTACGAAAGGCGACCCGGAGTGGCTGAAAGAGCAGAGGAGGCAAGAGGTGGCCATCATAGAGAAATGGATCAGCGAGTATTACAGAGATTTGAAAGAAGACCAATAG
- the LOC108852215 gene encoding transcription factor LRL1, whose product MMDSLLTPSSSSHMQTQATTFDHEDFLNHIFASAPWPSVDETHAPQPPPSDGFVDSRNQQIMMMPLTSHQQNDNVDGSSTHDIYSGFSATGSLPFHIPQGSGGGPIHQQGQTQRQPQQQASASTDTGGTAASPSQSRTKVRARRGQATDPHSIAERLRRERIAERMKALQELVPNGNKTDKASMLDEIIDYVKFLQLQVKVLSMSRLGGAASVSSQISEAGGSHGNASSALAGGNQPTGSSDDGLTMTEHQVAKLLEEDMGSAMQYLQGKGLCLMPISLATAISTATNHTRNSLIPGAADVGGRPSSSNLSGKTLQSMNTLKLNSNGNGMAEGSSSVAVQEAVSVSKP is encoded by the exons ATGATGGACTCCCTTCTAactccttcatcttcttcccataTGCAAACTCAGGCGACTACTTTCGACCACGAAGACTTCCTAAACCACATCTTTGCCTCCGCTCCATGGCCCTCAGTCGACGAAACTCATGCTCCTCAGCCTCCTCCGTCTGATGGCTTCGTGGACTCGAGGAATCAACAGATCATGATGATGCCTTTAACATCTCATCAACAAAACGACAACGTTGATGGCTCCTCCACCCATGATATTTACAGTGGCTTCTCCGCAACCGGATCTCTTCCTTTCCACATCCCTCAG GGGTCGGGAGGTGGACCGATACACCAACAAGGCCAAACGCAAAGGCAACCACAACAACAAGCGAGTGCGTCTACAGATACTGGTGGTACTGCGGCGTCTCCGTCCCAGAGTAGGACTAAAGTCCGTGCTAGGAGAGGTCAAGCTACTGATCCTCACAGTATCGCCGAGAGg TTACGGAGAGAGAGAATTGCGGAGAGAATGAAAGCTCTTCAAGAACTTGTACCTAACGGCAATAAG ACAGACAAGGCATCGATGCTAGATGAGATTATAGATTATGTCAAGTTCTTACAACTCCAAGTCAAG GTACTGAGCATGAGCAGATTAGGTGGTGCTGCTTCCGTTTCTTCTCAAATCTCTGAG gcAGGTGGGTCCCACGGGAACGCGTCATCCGCTCTCGCCGGGGGTAACCAGCCTACCGGAAGCTCCGACGACGGCTTGACGATGACGGAGCATCAAGTGGCGAAGCTATTGGAAGAAGACATGGGCTCGGCGATGCAATACCTTCAAGGAAAAGGTCTTTGTCTCATGCCTATATCTTTAGCCACTGCCATCTCAACAGCCACGAACCACACGCGTAACTCTTTGATCCCTGGAGCTGCCGACGTCGGAGGTCGTCCTTCTTCTTCCAATCTATCCGGCAAGACCTTACAGTCGATGAACACTTTGAAGTTAAATAGCAACGGTAACGGCATGGCTGAGGGATCGTCTTCTGTCGCCGTCCAAGAGGCTGTATCCGTTTCGAAGCCGTGA
- the LOC108848320 gene encoding NADP-dependent glyceraldehyde-3-phosphate dehydrogenase yields MAGTGIFTEILDGEVYKYYSDGEWKTSSSGKSVAIVNPATRKTQYKVQACTQEEVNKVMEMAKSAQKSWAKTPLWKRAELLHKAAAILKDNKAPIAESLVKEIAKPAKDSVTEVVRSGDLISYCAEEGVRILGEGKFLLSDSFPGNERTKYCLTSKIPLGVVLAIPPFNYPVNLAVSKIAPALIAGNSLVLKPPTQGAVSCLHMVHCFHLAGFPKGLISCITGKGSEIGDFLTMHPAVNCISFTGGDTGISISKKAGMIPLQMELGGKDACIVLEDADLDLVASNIIKGGFSYSGQRCTAVKVVLVMESVADELVEKVKAKVAKLTVGPPEENCDITAVVSESSANFIEGLVMDAKEKGATFCQEYKREGNLIWPLLLDNVRPDMRIAWEEPFGPVLPVLRISSVEEGINHCNASNFGLQGCVFTKDINKAMLISDAMETGTVQINSAPARGPDHFPFQGLKDSGIGSQGVTNSINLMTKVKTTVINLPTPSYSMGAGFISRL; encoded by the exons ATGGCTGGGACTGGAATTTTCACAGAGATTCTAGACGGAGAAGTCTACAAGTACTACTCTGATGGAGAGTGGAAAACTTCTTCCTCCGGTAAGAGTGTGGCCATCGTTAACCCAGCCACGAGGAAGACACAGTACAAGGTTCAAG CATGCACGCAAGAAGAAGTGAACAAGGTGATGGAGATGGCTAAATCTGCTCAGAAGTCATGGGCAAAGACACCTCTTTGGAAAAGAGctgagcttcttcacaaagctgCTGCCATCCTCAAGGACAACAAAGCTCCCATCGCTGAGTCTCTTGTCAAGGAAATTGCTAAACCAGCCAAAGATTCTGTCACtgag GTTGTGAGGTCTGGAGATTTGATCTCTTATTGTGCTGAAGAAGGTGTTAGGATCTTAGGTGAAGGAAAGTTTCTGCTCTCTGATAGCTTTCCTGGTAATGAACGTACCAAGTACTGCCTCACTTCCAAG ATCCCACTCGGTGTGGTTTTGGCTATTCCGCCATTCAACTACCCTGTCAATCTCGCTGTATCAAAGATCGCTCCTGCTTTGATAGCTGGAAACTCCCTTGTCCTGAAACCTCCAACTCAA GGAGCTGTTTCTTGCCTTCATATGGTGCATTGCTTTCACTTAGCCGGTTTCCCAAAAGGTCTCATTAGCTGCATCACTGGAAAAGGCTCTGAGATTGGCGATTTCCTCACCATGCACCCTGCTGTTAACTGCattag TTTCACTGGCGGTGATACCGGAATCTCAATCTCCAAGAAAGCTGGAATGATCCCTCTCCAGATGGAACTTGGAGGAAAAGATGCATGCATTGTCCTGGAGGATGCTGATCTTGATTTAGTGGCTTCCAATATCATCAAAGGAGGATTCTCCTACAG CGGGCAGAGATGCACTGCGGTTAAGGTAGTCCTAGTGATGGAATCAGTGGCGGATGAGCTTGTTGAGAAGGTGAAAGCTAAAGTGGCGAAACTCACGGTGGGACCGCCGGAAGAGAACTGTGATATTACAGCCGTGGTGTCGGAATCCTCAGCTAATTTCATTGAAGGATTGGTGATggatgctaaggagaaaggagcAACGTTCTGTCAAGAGTATAAAAGAGAAGGTAACTTGATTTGGCCGTTGCTTTTGGACAATGTCAGACCGGACATGAGGATTGCTTGGGAGGAACCTTTCGGTCCTGTCTTGCCTGTCTTGAGGATCAGTTCGGTTGAGGAAGGCATTAATCATTGCAATGCTAGTAACTTTGGCCTTCAG GGATGTGTGTTCACTAAAGACATCAATAAGGCAATGCTGATCAGTGATGCAATGGAGACAGGAACGGTTCAGATCAACTCTGCGCCAGCTCGTGGACCAGACCATTTCCCTTTCCAG GGACTAAAGGACAGTGGAATAGGATCACAAGGTGTGACAAATAGCATCAATTTGATGACCAAAGTGAAGACCACTGTCATTAACTTGCCTACACCCTCATACTCTATGG GAGCCGGTTTCATCTCACGACTGTGA